One segment of Gloeocapsa sp. PCC 7428 DNA contains the following:
- a CDS encoding AMP-binding protein yields the protein MVISSTSLPFLSGRSTLVDLVQYRAEHQPQCGYVFLVDGEHEVALNYQEIDQQAQAIAAYIQMTNITGRVLLLYQPGLDFITAFLGCLYAGVVAVPAYPPRRNQNLLRLELLAADAQVSGVLTTTDVELGSWNSEIEVSAWITTDKISRNLAENWHKPEIDADTLAFLQYTSGSTGKPKGVMITHSNLLHNSALIYQKFEHTPDSKVVSWLPFYHDMGLVGGILQPLYGGFPGVLMSPVLFLQKPLRWLQAISRYQATTSGAPNFAYEMCLQKITPEQKQKLDLSSWDLAFTGAEPVRNETLERFAQAFAECGFRREAFYPCYGLAEATLFVSGGTKAAPPKVCYVDSVALAQNRVVIAEPSNQSAAIVSCGEVVTKLAIIDQDLTRCHANRVGEICLAGASVTQGYWGDSRGEGRGVRGEGLIGYPQNELNVNIDGEVFWRTGDLGFLYEGELYVTGRIKDVIIIRGGNYYPQDIELTVEQSHPSLRLGHGAAFGLEVAGSEQLAIVHEVKREAMRSLNCEEVINAMRRAVSQTHELQVYAVVLLKTGSIPKTSSGKIQRYACRIGFIEKNLQTVASWQVATAESMDESLNHQSVDSPLNPRQLLQRGTSHASLLNGGNPRTQQAPQRTGSPSIGDFERLGSPRPLSVSPNSRGEDQEKILARRGIAPPSQQRIENSTQKLMQWLRDYASERINSRLIDERRAIPPHIVLDFGNQGLLGMQVPYKYGGLGLSHSETMQVLQQLGAIDLTLALFVGLNNILGIRPILRHGSEMLQNELLPLLATGRELAAFALTEPLAGSNPQAMTAQAIPQSNGRWRLQGTKIWSGSAAWAGVTNVFVQHQGNGISGFAVRRGLRQGKEALTMGMRGMVQNTVYLNDVVVAPEAMLGQPGAGMQVAQDAMMYGRLAIASASVGGMKRCAQLMLRYTSRRTISTGKLFENPFIASTFSHITAAIAAIETLVTQVAQKLDAGVEIPPEIYTACKTAAPEFYWQVADSLVQVLGGRGYIETNMTPQILRDARVLRIFEGPTETLHMFLGSRVINESSELKRFICEVWQAPKVWGWLDTAAQQIQEYYTRHVLDAVDAKRWAALQIGEVATLAILWAALEDALRRSPSKSLQSALDWVQFQFERARLQKCESVAVQASSEAIAGYVDDIGDIEQTLPGEDWEVDEFLRKSNAVSAQLKSENGKDQSHREFVNGDNLKLPDSRSIQKWLIDWLSRKLKLPTTAIDPRKAFADYGIDSVIAVELAQDLQEWLNYPQAIEATIAWNFPTIEALSNHIAGVRSEERGASAGVMSSQVPQKVFLEKPPYDSPLDASDLQSLSEAELAKLLAAEIDAVRTGE from the coding sequence ATGGTGATAAGCTCAACCTCACTACCGTTTTTGTCGGGTAGATCTACACTTGTGGATTTAGTGCAGTATCGAGCCGAGCATCAACCGCAATGCGGCTATGTTTTTCTTGTAGATGGCGAGCATGAAGTTGCTTTAAATTATCAAGAAATTGACCAACAGGCACAGGCGATCGCAGCATACATCCAAATGACGAACATCACTGGGCGCGTGCTGTTGTTGTACCAGCCTGGATTAGATTTTATTACAGCTTTTCTCGGATGTTTGTACGCTGGTGTTGTTGCGGTTCCAGCTTATCCACCGCGACGCAATCAAAATTTATTGCGGTTAGAATTGCTTGCGGCTGATGCACAAGTAAGCGGAGTTCTGACGACGACGGATGTGGAGTTAGGTAGTTGGAATTCAGAAATTGAAGTTTCGGCGTGGATTACAACTGATAAAATTTCGCGAAATTTAGCTGAAAATTGGCATAAACCAGAGATTGATGCTGATACTTTGGCATTTTTGCAATATACCTCCGGCTCTACAGGAAAGCCGAAAGGCGTGATGATTACGCACAGCAATTTACTGCATAACAGCGCGCTCATCTATCAAAAATTTGAGCATACACCAGATAGTAAAGTCGTCAGTTGGCTGCCGTTTTATCACGATATGGGTTTAGTTGGCGGAATTCTGCAACCACTTTATGGCGGATTTCCTGGCGTACTCATGTCTCCGGTACTTTTCTTACAAAAACCACTGCGCTGGTTACAAGCAATTTCGCGTTATCAAGCTACGACGAGTGGTGCGCCGAATTTTGCCTATGAGATGTGCTTACAAAAAATTACCCCAGAACAAAAGCAAAAGCTCGATTTGAGTTCTTGGGATTTAGCGTTTACGGGTGCAGAACCCGTGCGGAATGAAACTTTAGAGCGATTTGCGCAAGCATTTGCCGAGTGTGGATTTCGCCGCGAAGCATTTTATCCCTGTTACGGTTTAGCCGAAGCAACATTGTTTGTCAGTGGAGGGACTAAAGCTGCACCACCTAAAGTTTGTTATGTAGATTCAGTAGCACTTGCACAGAACCGCGTTGTCATAGCCGAACCCTCAAACCAATCCGCTGCAATTGTGAGTTGTGGTGAAGTAGTCACAAAGTTGGCGATTATTGACCAAGATTTAACACGTTGTCATGCAAATCGCGTTGGCGAAATTTGTTTAGCAGGCGCAAGTGTGACGCAAGGTTATTGGGGAGACAGTAGGGGCGAGGGGCGAGGGGTGAGGGGCGAGGGGCTAATTGGTTATCCACAAAATGAATTGAATGTCAACATTGATGGAGAGGTGTTTTGGCGAACGGGGGATTTGGGTTTTTTGTATGAGGGGGAATTATATGTCACCGGACGAATTAAAGATGTGATTATTATTCGCGGTGGCAATTATTATCCTCAAGATATTGAACTCACTGTAGAACAAAGTCATCCAAGTTTACGCTTAGGACATGGGGCTGCGTTTGGTTTGGAGGTTGCTGGTAGCGAACAATTGGCGATTGTCCACGAAGTTAAGCGCGAGGCAATGCGATCGCTCAATTGTGAAGAAGTCATCAACGCGATGCGGCGGGCAGTTTCGCAGACGCATGAATTGCAAGTTTATGCCGTTGTGCTGCTCAAAACAGGGAGTATTCCTAAAACCTCAAGTGGAAAAATTCAACGTTATGCCTGTAGGATAGGATTTATTGAGAAAAATTTGCAAACTGTAGCGAGTTGGCAAGTAGCCACTGCTGAATCAATGGATGAATCGTTAAATCATCAGTCGGTTGATAGCCCCCTAAATCCACGCCAGTTGCTACAACGGGGGACATCCCACGCCAGTTTGCTCAACGGGGGGAACCCCCGCACGCAACAGGCTCCGCAACGCACTGGCTCCCCATCTATAGGGGACTTTGAAAGACTCGGTTCCCCCCGCCCCCTCTCAGTCTCCCCCAATTCTAGGGGAGAAGATCAGGAGAAAATATTAGCTCGCAGGGGGATCGCTCCTCCAAGTCAGCAGCGTATTGAGAATTCTACGCAAAAGCTGATGCAATGGCTGCGGGATTATGCTAGTGAACGCATTAATTCGCGGTTGATTGACGAACGCCGTGCGATTCCGCCGCATATCGTGCTTGATTTTGGCAATCAAGGGTTGCTAGGAATGCAAGTACCATACAAGTATGGTGGGCTGGGACTAAGCCATAGCGAAACAATGCAGGTGTTGCAGCAGCTAGGTGCAATTGATTTGACGCTGGCGTTATTTGTTGGATTGAACAATATTCTAGGAATTCGTCCAATTCTCCGTCATGGTAGCGAAATGCTGCAAAATGAATTGCTACCATTGTTGGCAACTGGTAGAGAACTTGCTGCATTTGCCTTAACCGAACCGCTGGCAGGTTCAAATCCGCAAGCAATGACTGCCCAAGCGATTCCGCAGTCAAACGGTAGGTGGCGGTTGCAGGGGACGAAAATTTGGAGTGGTTCAGCTGCATGGGCTGGCGTGACAAATGTGTTTGTGCAGCATCAAGGAAATGGTATTAGTGGGTTCGCGGTACGGCGTGGGCTGCGACAAGGAAAAGAAGCTTTAACAATGGGGATGCGCGGGATGGTGCAAAACACCGTGTATTTGAATGATGTTGTGGTTGCACCGGAAGCGATGTTAGGGCAACCAGGCGCGGGAATGCAGGTTGCGCAGGATGCGATGATGTACGGCAGGTTGGCGATCGCATCGGCAAGTGTTGGTGGGATGAAACGCTGCGCTCAACTGATGCTACGCTACACTTCGCGGCGGACGATCTCAACAGGGAAATTATTTGAGAATCCGTTTATCGCCAGCACTTTTAGTCATATTACTGCGGCGATCGCGGCGATAGAAACTTTGGTGACGCAAGTTGCCCAAAAATTAGATGCTGGTGTCGAAATTCCACCAGAAATCTATACGGCTTGCAAAACTGCCGCACCGGAATTCTATTGGCAAGTGGCTGATAGCTTGGTGCAGGTATTGGGAGGGCGCGGCTACATTGAAACCAATATGACTCCTCAGATTTTACGCGATGCGCGAGTGTTGCGAATTTTTGAGGGACCGACTGAGACGCTGCATATGTTTTTGGGTTCGCGGGTGATTAATGAAAGTAGTGAGTTGAAAAGGTTTATTTGTGAGGTTTGGCAAGCACCAAAGGTTTGGGGATGGTTGGATACTGCTGCTCAGCAAATTCAAGAATACTACACTCGTCACGTTCTAGATGCGGTTGATGCTAAGCGGTGGGCGGCGTTGCAAATTGGTGAAGTGGCGACGTTGGCAATTTTGTGGGCTGCTTTAGAAGATGCGCTGCGAAGATCGCCGTCAAAATCGTTGCAATCTGCGTTGGATTGGGTACAGTTTCAGTTTGAACGGGCGCGATTGCAAAAATGCGAATCGGTTGCGGTGCAGGCAAGTAGTGAGGCGATCGCAGGATATGTTGATGATATTGGCGATATTGAACAAACTTTGCCTGGCGAAGATTGGGAAGTTGATGAATTCTTGCGTAAGTCGAATGCGGTGTCTGCACAACTGAAGTCTGAAAATGGCAAAGACCAATCGCATCGCGAATTCGTCAATGGAGACAATCTTAAATTACCAGACTCGCGATCAATTCAAAAATGGTTGATTGATTGGTTGAGTCGGAAACTTAAGTTGCCTACAACGGCGATTGATCCGCGTAAAGCTTTTGCTGACTACGGTATAGATTCAGTGATTGCGGTTGAGTTGGCGCAGGACCTACAAGAGTGGTTGAATTATCCGCAGGCGATTGAAGCTACGATCGCTTGGAATTTCCCAACAATTGAAGCACTGAGTAATCATATAGCAGGAGTGAGGAGCGAGGAGCGAGGGGCGAGTGCAGGAGTGATGAGTTCACAAGTACCTCAAAAAGTATTTCTTGAAAAGCCTCCTTATGATAGCCCGCTTGATGCATCTGATTTACAGTCCCTTTCGGAAGCCGAACTTGCAAAGTTATTAGCCGCAGAAATTGACGCAGTGAGGACAGGCGAATGA